One part of the Parambassis ranga chromosome 8, fParRan2.1, whole genome shotgun sequence genome encodes these proteins:
- the prkar1b gene encoding cAMP-dependent protein kinase type I-beta regulatory subunit isoform X2 has protein sequence MPGASGRLRDTQQAWPGAPHAMEECKQIMARQKSNSQSDSHDDEVSPPPPNPVVKARRRRGGVSAEVYTEEDAVSYVRKVIPKDYKTMTALAKAISKNVLFAHLDDNERSDIFDAMFPVTHIAGETVIQQGDEGDNFYVIDQGEVDVYVNGEWVTSIGEGGSFGELALIYGTPRAATVKAKTDLKLWGIDRDSYRRILMGSTLRKRKMYEEFLSKVSILESLDKWERLTVADALEPVQFEDGEKIVVQGEPGDDFFIITEGIASVLQRRSDNEEYVEVGRLGPSDYFGEIALLLNRPRAATVVARGPLKCVKLDRPRFERVLGPCSEILKRNIQRYNSFISLTV, from the exons GAAGAATGCAAGCAGATCATGGCACGCCAGAAATCTAACAGCCAGTCGGACTCACATGATGATGAGGTATCTCCCCCACCGCCCAACCCTGTTGTCAAGGCCCGCCGCCGCAGGGGAGGGGTAAGCGCCGAGGTCTACACTGAGGAGGATGCGGTCAGCTACGTCCGCAAG GTGATTCCAAAAGACTACAAGACCATGACTGCCTTGGCCAAGGCCATCTCTAAGAATGTGCTGTTTGCTCACCTGGATGACAACGAGAGAAG tgaCATATTTGATGCCATGTTCCCGGTCACCCACATTGCAGGGGAAACTGTGATCCAGCAAG GTGATGAAGGAGACAACTTCTATGTGATCGACCAGGGTGAAGTGGAT gtgtaTGTGAACGGTGAGTGGGTGACCAGTATTGGAGAAGGAGGTAGTTTTGGAGAGCTGGCCCTGATCTATGGGACTCCTCGAGCCGCCACCGTCAAGGCCAAGACTGACCTCAAACTGTGGGGCATTGACCGAGACAGCTACCGCCGCATCCTTATG ggTAGCACattgagaaagagaaagatgtaCGAAGAGTTCCTTAGCAAGGTCTCCATCCTCG AGTCTCTGGACAAGTGGGAGCGTCTGACAGTGGCTGATGCTCTGGAGCCCGTTCAGTTTGAGGATGGAGAGAAGATTGTGGTGCAGGGAGAACCTGGTGATGACTTCTTCATTATAACAGAG GGAATAGCCTCTGTTCTGCAGCGCAGGTCTGACAATGAGGAGTATGTGGAGGTTGGACGTCTGGGACCCTCTGACTACTTTG gTGAAATCGCCCTGCTTCTGAACCGTCCCAGGGCAGCCACCGTAGTCGCCCGCGGACCCCTGAAGTGTGTGAAGCTGGACAGGCCTCGCTTTGAGCGTGTGCTGGGGCCGTGCTCAGAGATCCTCAAGAGGAACATCCAGAGATACAACAGCTTCATCTCCCTCACCGTGTGA